In Panulirus ornatus isolate Po-2019 chromosome 2, ASM3632096v1, whole genome shotgun sequence, the DNA window ATGCGCGGCTGCTCCCTGCGCACCATCGCCAGGAAAACGGGCAGCAGCGTGACGACTGTGAGCAGGTGGATAAaacggtggaggagggagggcaacGTGAACACCAGACCCCGCAGTGGCAGACCCAGTGTAGGGAGGAGGAACCACCCTCTTCGAGGAACACAGCCACCCCAAGGTGGTCCTCCTCATTCCAAGGGGTTGGCTGTGTTCCCTCACCCGCTCATGGGACAGATGTATCCTCCTCTGTCTTCCTGTTATTCCCACCCGTCCTGTAATGATGTGTCTATTAAACTTGGTACATGATCCGACGTGTCTTTTTGCTGCCCCTGTTGGAATGTTTCTGTCTCGCGTCATTTCTCAAGTGATCCGCTGCAGTTGCTCGCACTAGTCGCTTCCATATGATGTaaggacccttgaacacacacacacacacacacacacacacacacacacttttacatgtgctcactccatctttgcaGAGTCCTTCCAGTTTTCCAGAATTATATTCCGTTCTTACATCCAGGACGTCCTGCTGGCCTCCTTCTATCAGTACAATTGGATCGATGTTATTTCAAAAATTCTTCCTTCGTTCATTCTCTCCAGTCGTGCCGACCATCACAACCTTTGGCGTGTTCAGTTCATGTCATTCATGGTACAGATAGCACTTTCTGTATTCTTTATTTCGCATTATGTCTAACGAGAATTATGATGATGTCATTTGTTACTAACAGTAAGAAGGAGTAATGCATTACCCTGTTACTCTTCACTGAGTCTGGTTGTGCTCCTTGCCATGTCTTTTGGCGTTTTTCCCTTCTCTCTAAACTTTACGTACAATATGCAATTGTTGGAAAAAGAGATAGacaaaaaaatcttgcattcccAAGATGATTTTCTAATCACAGAGTCATTCCAATGTAATCTCTTAATGATACAATATACATCTTGTTCATGCTTCTGCCaaatacatgtacgtatatatgataAGTTACTATCAGTTTCCTTCGACAAAGTAacgtcttccttttctttttatcttcctcTTGAATTCCTAATGTAGTGCGtcactgtaagaaaaaaaaaaaaaagaatggtgtcTGCTGTTGTGTCACTGCTGCTGTAGTGCATCACTGCAAAAGAATGGTGTCTGCTGTTGTGTCACTGCTGATGATGGTCTTGGCTATCACTGCCTCCCTGACCTATGCCAAATTTTCACGTCCATTTGGTAAGTTGAGAAATGGTAGTTCTCCATTCtgtctttttttatgtatatatatttctggatGTCATGCATTCATTTTATATCTTGTCTGAGTATATTTGGACCCTACATGTCCCTCTTTTAATCATATCTTTCTTGAATTAAGTTAAATCTTGTCGCCAAACGTAGCTCAGAAATAAAGCAGATGACCCCCGCTATGGGTTAAGGGTACCATAGGTATGATAGCTTTTACTGAAGCATGGGATTACTTAGGATTATGAAGTGGACACACCTAAATTTAATGACCGACGGTCAAAATGGTTAAAACTATAAGTTACAAATATAGATGGTTATGTTTACTCAGCTTAATCAAAATGCTATGATCGCAGAGAGTGAGACTCTGGCGATAGCAGTGGGTGCTATAGACTCCGTCCTGTTGGGAGTGTCTCGTCACAGCTGCTCCGTTATGCTGCTCACAGATGGCagcacctcaccctccacaatcTCTAAGGTACGATAACTATGTCAGGTGTATGATATACTCTCTGGCTGTCAAAACACACCGATGCATACGATAGGAAACTTCTggaagaaataattttttttttttgcctcgttgAATACCGACGTGTTGAATGGGTTCTCAAGAGCTATGATTCTTTATGTGAGTAGATATTCCGCTTTCATaatagatgatatgatatcagAGTCGACAGGTGTCTATAGTTAAATCAGTGACTGACGTCGTATAGTCAATGTCCTAAATTCCTTATGATAAGATTATTCAAACCCCTTTTAGAAACAAGTGCTCCTCACATAAATGTCTTATACGTGAACTTAGATCGTCGTCTCTATCGACATCAAGGAACTAATGCATCAAACTCTCCCACTTCCTGTGTTATCAGGTGAAGGGACGGCTCCATGCACCCTGGGGTGTGGCGGTGTTCgaggcagcagcagccgaccGGGAGTCGAACGGGACGCAGGCACAGCTCTCTAGGGTGGTCGGCCAGGCTCGGCGGGTAAGCCACTCTCACACGACTGACAGAGGGGTTACAGCCACTCCCGTGCTCTCTGTTGAGGGAATTGTTGTCACTCTCACACAGATGGTGAAGGAGTGTAATCCACTTCCACTCTAGTCTTAAAGTAAACGTGTCACTCCGAAGTTAATAGGCCATTACGGCAGTAATTGGACGCGAGTAAACCATCAGTCCTGCTTGTTTAGGACAGTAGTTCCCCTATtgcatatatacttacacagttTGAGGACAGTAGTTTCCCTATTGCATATATAGTTACAGATGCCGGTCGGTTTGCCATCACTGCCACAACAGATGGGTCATTGTCACATTACTTCTTAGACAAACTAGGAAGCTTCTACGTACATACCAAGACTGGTAGTTTCTTCTTTCGTTAACGGTGAAGTGTATACGCCTttcacacacaacattcacctTGCGTAGGCCCACAGACATTACCGCTGTGGTCATAGGTCCCATTCTAATAAGGTAACTCCATCACCTTTATGGCAAGATGTAAAGGAACTTTCACATTATTTCATCCACGTTATCGTCCACAGCTTCGTCAGTTGTCgtggtgtgtgacggtggtggtggtgagcgacgacccagccttcctcgCCGCCTTCGCCGAGTGGTCCCTCAAGGGCCGCCTTCTGGTGTGGTCGACCAGGCTCCTCGTCGTCACCCGCCTGCCCCTCCCAGAGCTGCAGGACCTCCACGGAGTCTTGTCCAGTCGGAATGCCATGTTGCTCCTCGTGCAGGATACTCCACAATCCCCAAGGTAGTCATGATGGATTACTCGAGTGAGATACACTGAAACGCTCATAAGAAAATGGATCCATACGACATGGCATGTGACTGACTTAGATGATCCAaagtcgtgtatgtatatatctagcTGTAATGTTCGTGGTCATTCCATCTCTTCATTATTACTTTTGTGTAAATACAGAGTGACCCACGTGTCtaagtcaaggccatctcgtgtgaaaagataataagaaaaaagaaaagaatttagaATGTTAGAATTTTCTATGTCGGTATATATTCACAGACATCATTATAACGAATAGTGTAATACATTAGTTATGAATAACTACCatcctaatgtatatatattggaaaggatcacaattttgcgcgtgatcaagatattcctatgagtccacggggaaaatgatacacgaaaagttcccaagtgcactttcgtataataatcacatcatcaggggagacacaagagagaaatataacagtcagttgatatatatatatatatatatatatatatatatatatatatatatatatatatatatatatatatatatatatatatattcatttcttctaATACTCAGCTTTTTTCGTACCATCATCTCTCTAATCACATCTGTTATCATATTTAGAAATCTTTAACTCGCTCGTTTATTTCTTCCCCCGTGTATGCATATTAGTGACAATATGTTTAACGATGGTTACTCTTCACGACACCTTCCTCCTGTAGGTGTAGCGTGTATGTGTACCATCCGTACAGCCCCTGGGGTAGCCACGGGTTCCTGGTTGCCTCCTGGACGCCCCACTGGGGTCtcagcctcaccacccacctcccactcttccctgaCAAGTTCTCTAAGTAAGTGGAATGAATCTGTCATGAAGTTGCTCTTTATCAAATCACAATCTTATCTTTATATTCCAGGCTTAAGCGAAAGTCGTTCTTACCTCATATTGCACTTCGTATGGAAtgtaatcctgtgtgtgtgtgtgtgtgtgtgtgtgtgtgtgtgtagtttgatcCTACTAATGAGAAAAGAATTCGAGAATCTTATATTTCGTGTTATAATAAGTAAGAAAAACTTGCTTGCATATCGCCTTGGATTCTTTAAGTAGATCACACATGCTTTCGTTTCCCCGTCTTGGTAAGAAACCATTGACGGTGTTCAGTTGCGGATCCTCTTCCCTCACCCGTCTTGGTCTGGCAGATTCCTGGTGGCCCCGGACCTGGTGGTGTCAGTGATTGTCATGGCCAACCACAACGCTGAGGTAATTCACGACCCTGAGGCTCCTGGCGGAAGACGTCTCCTGTACGCTGGGCCGATTGCCAACGTGGTGGAGTACCTCTCCAGGGGGCTCAACTTTACGTAGGTAGAAAGAAAACAAGATCTATGTATTTTGCTGCCAATGTTAAGGGAAATGACTGTTAGATTTGTAGTAATGGAATATCTTTCGTCTCaagtccatgagcaacggggacCTAGATTGGTCATAACCCGTTAGGCTCATATTATTCAGTAGTTAGCAATTTCACCCAACTTACTGTCCCAACGTGGAGGTGTGTGAATACTAATATATCGcaaatgaacgtgcactttcataggcTCCACGGTCGGCATAGCCGAGTAGTAAGCGAACCCGGCTGCCATGCAATTattacagggttcgaatccttgccacGTAGatcaggtctttttttttttttcttcccccaccagGTACACCTACGTGATCCCTCATGACAGAACCTTCGGCACCAGAGGGATAAATGGGTCTTGGACGGGTATGCTAGGgatggtgaagaggaaggtgagtagACCGATGTCACTAGTGTCTTCGAGGCTCCAGATGGGCTGAGCAGGGAGGTGAGTGGAGTGAAGCATCACACACTAGACTCAGTTGGTCAGCTCATGTATGAGTGACCCCCATGCCATAGTCTATGAAGTTCACTTCACTGGAGATAATGTACGAGACCTTAACTCTCGTACTAACCGTGCAAAGAACAAACATATGGTTTGAGAAAGCCGTCAATAGATATAGCTTAAAGCTAAATGATGGGTTCTGTAGTTTACAAATAGATATTTTTTGTACTTTCAATAGATATGGCTTAAAGGTAAATGATGGGTGCTGTAGTTTACAAATAGATGTTTTTTTTGTACTTTCAATAGATATGGCTTAAAGCTAAATGATGGGTGCTGTAGTTTACAAATAGATATTTTGTACTTTCAACAGATATGGCTCAGAGTTAAATAACCGGTGCTACAGTTTACAGGTAGAAATGTATCATATTTGATTCTCCTTAAAGACTTAATGCATCTATTATATATTTTCaagtgcttgtgtgtttgtttgctatGCTTTCACAGCGGAAAACTAGCAACCTCAATGTTCCAAATTTTGGATGTAGGTACTTCAATATGAGGACAAGGTTATTAGCTTACTACACTTTGTTGTAACCATCAAAGTCTGGTTTCGAAAATATCCATCTTCGTTACACTTAGTTCACCGCACTAATTCAAAATAAGTTACCTCGCAGCTTTAGACTATAATGGAGTCACCTCAGGAAAGAAAGCGGTATCGAAGAGTAACAGAATCTGGTCTTAAAGACAATTAGATTGTCATGTTCTAAATCAGAATTATTTTCGTATTTTGATAATGTTTTTGTGTTTATTCGCAAACTCGTGAAGGAAGCGGACATTGCCATAGGCCCCTTCAGCATCACGTCCACACGATTTGAGGCCGTGGACTTCTCGTGGCCTCTGTGGTATGACAGCTCCAGGATTCTCGCCAGTCGAGGGCGGCCAGAGGTAGACCCGTGGGGCTTCTTGTTGCCCCTGGCGCCCCTGGTGTGGGTGACCATCCTGACGGCGTTGGTAGTGGTGCCCGCGGTAACCTCCCTGCTCTCATCTTGTTTCCTCCTCGAGGCTTCTAGCTGGAGCGGTTGGCTGTCGGATACATATCGCCTCTTTTGCATATTATTACAACAGAGTAagttagatttgtgtgtgtgtgtcgtatgactGATTGTCTGTAGTGTATTTTGTGAATCTATGAAGCTAAACTATTTCGATGAACGTTCTATTCTTAAAATGGTATTTTAGCCATCAGTTTGAGGTGAGAGGTGGGGCAGAAACCGAGGATATTGAATGAAAGAAATGAGTCTTTACTGAGGCGGCGGTCTGTGTTGCAATGTAAGTcatcaaatgaaaaagaaaatagatatctaTTTCAGTCTTATATGAACGCTAAAGGAATCACAGACCACTAAAGTAGTGTGAGTCGAAATATTCTCTTCACTAAATCTCCAGGAATCTGTCATATATGCCATCTCCTCTGCTAATGCATTGTAAAAAATCTCTCAAAATAGTTGTGATTTGGCATTACCCCACACAAGTATGAACCTCCAAGACTTAATCTCTTGAGACACAGTTGCTTAAGAATGTCATATATACAGAATGTCACACTGCTGAAGCAACGATAGAAGTTGAGTGTTGATTATCTTGACTTCTTCTTCAAGTCATTTCTCTGAATCACTCCGTCTGTCCTCTTCCCTTTAGCTGTCTCGGTCGCAGCGGACTGGTGGTCGTGGGAGCGACTGGTGTtgggagtgtggatgatgatgacgctggtgtTAACCCGGAGCTACTCCGGTAACCTCATGTCCCTCCTGGCAGTGAGGCACATCCCTCAACCTTTCCAGACCTTACGAGAGGTCATTGAGGAGCCTTCAACCGTCATGATATGGCAGAGTAACTCAATCAATGCAGAGTACCTCCGTGTAAGTCGCTCTCGAGAACTGACTCTCATTAAACAACCTCTTGTGCTCGGCAGTGATTTTTCGCTTTCTCCAGTGGATGTCTGAGGACGTGTGAGTTATTCGAACGAAGAGGGATGGACTGGGAAGTGGCTGCTTAATCACCCCACTTATATAAGACAGTTTGGGAGGGAGAACCGCAGACATCTTAATCATTAGTCTCACACCATCATTCTAAGTGATTAGTGAACAATtaaatgattcatatatatatatatatatataatatacatacacgaatatagtgcatatgaacgcgcacttccatataacatacaaagctccaacagtcaGGCTCGAACCCGGGGCCTCTACGTGGCAGGTGGGAGTGCTACTACGGCGCTGTTGTTATGATGTTACACACCTGATGGTATTATCAATGTAGGAATGGCCAAGGGTCAGTCGTCCATTAAAACTCTACCCATATCACCAGCTCGAGTTCAGAATTACAGCTTCAGGGAAGATAATGACCCCCTTGAATAGTTCCTCCCTCCGAGTTGACTCCCCAGGACGCAAGAAATATAAGCATTTAAAATGATTGTTAGAAGCTTATTACAAGTCATTGCTTACAACGTAATGATCACTGTAGGTGTCATGTTGTGCCATATGAGACCCAAGATTGAGGATAGTAGTATCATTTTTAAGGAGGCTGACTCTCGACCATGTAAGATATGATGGTAGGCAAAGATATCCTACCAAGTGACATCTGTCGTTACGTTTATGTCTTCTTTCATCCTCGTTTCTTTCAGTGTCTTCAATAAACACAGAACTACAGATTCAATCACAGTATCAGTCCTGAAACCAAACGTGAACTCTGCCgctaaaaaatgaaatatatgtgaAATTAATCATTGACTCTGTTCTAGTTTCACGACAATATGTCCCTCTACTGGTTTAGTTCCATGTCACATTTCATGAAATCTTGTGAGTCGATATATTTTCTCCATCTGTTGTAATACTTGGCGTCACCTCCCTTCCTAGGTGGTAGAGTCCGGCATCATACGAGAGGTGGCGGACCTGGAGAGTGAGGGGCGTGTGTTATACCGCACACAGAGAGAATATCGGTCCATTCTCGATCGCTTGGTGGTTGCTGGTCATCACGTCCTGATCGATGTGGACATCACACTCAGGAACTTAATGGCTAAAGACTTCACCCAGAAAGGTTGGTTCTTTCAGATTCTAgaattctcttttattttcttttttttttacagagaaaACCATACTGGACGCACGTCTCCCTTGAATACTATTCGTCAATGATTtactaagaaaaaaataaggttCCATTACACCTGAACATTATTGAGGGAAAAGAAGATCAAGATATATGCATTTCATATATGCATACTTCAGATTACAATTTAGAAACTCAATATTATGTAAATTTCCCTCAGTTCCTCACATGTGTACATTAAACTTCTACTTGTATATTGAAGCTGAGATTCTGATATGATCTTTTTCTATAATAGATATTTATGATGAAGACGATCCTTGTATGGCAGGTGATTGTGTGTTCTACACCTCCAGGGAATCCATACTTCCCTTCTCGTCCTCTATCATAAGCCAGAAGGATAACCCCATTTTGCCGGCCATGCGTAAAAGGTAGGAATATTCGGGATATTCCAGGATATTCCCAGTATGTCTCAAATCATGATATGTATGAGGATAAGAGATGAGTAGCGAAGATATACCCGGTAAGTGGGAGTATGTTACGTATAACgatagatatgtgtgtggaaATATACTGTCTCTCTCCCCGTCGACCCAACAACATACAGATCAGTATATATCTAACCTAGCAATACTCTGGTGGTATATGGGGCCCTTGATATACGCACGCTAGATTAAAGTTAGACACTGGTGTGTATTAGTACGCTTATCCCTTCCGTAAGAGCTCATTCCCTTCTAGGCAGAGAAGACAAGTCTGCAGAGATTGAATCGCAGTGTGAGGCGGGCGGTCTGGGTTGTCCCCACGTCCTGTAGTGGCGCCCTTGCCTCTCGCGTGAGGAAAAATATCTCAGGgacggagtgagtgagggagggaggtgtaggaagTGTATCGGGGAAGGTTACCTGCACTTACCCGAAACATACAGCCTATCCTTCACCTGTATCTTGCAGAGTCATAGCGTTGACGGAATCCGGGATCTTTGAGCAGTGGTTTAAGACATCAGTTCCCAATTCTACCCAGTGTCTTCATGCTCCGAGGAAGATCACAGTGCAGACGTCCCTCTCCTTAACCAACCTATGGGTAATGTGCCtcattatatgtatatgcaaCACTGGTGAGAATATTCCTTATCTATAAGAGATTATTCTAATCTTATTTATAAATTTCGAAATCAATTTCCATTCCAGtatgttaattatatatatatatatatatatatatatatatatatatatatatatatatatatatatatatatatatatatatatatatatatatatatatatatatccctatgagtccacggggaaaatgaaacacgaaaagttcccaagtgcgtcctagcttcgtctcttcgatgtatatcaactgactgttatatttctctcttgtgtctcccctgatgatgtgatttcatATAGCAATACTTCAGTTACATTTACAACTTTATGAATTTCCCCAGACCTCACATGGTCTTGAACTCACTGTAAAGCAGTCAAATCCCGTATAACATATTGACATCCTTTCAATTCTATTCCGGGATGCCTACTCCTTCTCGCCCTCACATGCCAAAGGTTAACCCCATTCCCACAAAATCATGATATTCGATCCAATCTTTCCGACCTCTCAATATTTGGTAATGATCTATCCCTTCGTATCCTCACGTAtcgaaatatatcctcttggatatACCTGTCTCTCATCTCCCGTGCCCAAAACAACATTTCAAAAAACTCTGTTATGCCCTGATAACCACGCTCATTTTAATTTAACACTTCTCTATTTACGTTATCTTCCGATAAAGCTCACCTCACAGAAGACATTAGGTACTCGGGGGACGGCGTCTTTTCCCACGCACTAGTCCCCTTGCCTCCGTGCGCACAATCTATCCAGTACGCACGCTTGGAaggtgattacacgaaagtgcacttgggaacttttcgtgtttcattttcaccgtggactcataggaatatcttgatcacgcgcaaaactgtgatcctttccaatatatatatatatatatatatatatatatatatatatatatatatatatatatatatatatatatatatatatatatatatataatttctctcttTCAGGGAATGTTCGTGGCTCTGGCTGCTGGAAACATCTTTGCACTACTAACACTGTGTCTGGAAATGGTCAGACCTCCTGTTACCCAGACGGGTTGGAGCTCTATGAGAAACTCTTGCGGCAAATAAGTTACAAATGTTTTCCGTCTTATGGAATGAATACAATAAATACTCAAGTCATTTcacacctctgacacgtatagcATCACATTCCTGCCAGTTAATTTCTATATCAATCGGATTGTACCTTTTTATATCACCTTCGATCCTTCGATAATTGATAACCTATTTCGCAGTTATTACGCTTCTTGCCCTTCGACTAAGTTTATCTAGATGGGGACTTACGACATGCCTTAAGAGTTAGTAGAAAGTGAGGTTTGACATCAATGGATTGAAGTTGTTCCTCTTACCCTTCGCTAATAACGAAGGTATGATTTGCTTTACACATCACGACCCATAAAGGAATTCCACGATTCTGATAAGTTTATGGaatgggacggagagagagagagagagagagagagagagagagagagagagagagagagagagagagagagagagagagagagagagagagagagaaggtaatcgTATTCATATTTTCGTTATATTCGTTAATTCATCTGTCACACGCATGCTTGACGTATGCACTGTACTTCATTTCTTAAGACAGAATATACGACGGGTCCCGACGTAAAGACCATGTGAATTTCCGATGTTTTATTTCCCTTAATGTTTATTCAGGGTATTGGGCATGATAAATAATGGATTATCCATATAAATGCTCGACAATCCACGTAACTGAATCATCATGTATGAGCATTAAGCAAGTTTACATGGAACTTAAAAGACTGTATTGTTatggatatatctatatatctatatctatatatatatatatctatatatatatatatatatatatatatatatatatatatatatatatatatatatatataatatatatattgttctcggAAATCTTGAGTGGAGTTGAATGCTCCTAGTTCCTCCTGGTCAATAAATAGCGCGGTGCACACGCCCCCACAAGCCATTCCTCTACCACGGCTGCTGCTGGCAACACGTTCGCTCCTTGGGAGCCTTGCAGCTTTACCCTGACGCTCACCTCCACGGTGCTGTGTGTCTGCTGCTGTGACGCACCTGTGTCACCACCAGCGGTGAGGACCAGTCCTGACTGTGATCACTGTGTCGTGAAggtaaggactctctctctctctctctctctctctctctctctctctctctctctctctctctctctctctctctctctatgtatacatGAGAAAATAAATCTATCACCAGGAGATATCACCCTGCGAAAGTCGTACGAGTGATCtgtaaataaagataatgaaggtctgtttttttttctaatgaaaaaAGTGTGAGTTGATAAAGAAGAATTCTGAAGATTCTAAAGACTGAATAAGTGAGATCCATGAGACGATAGCCCGAGGGATTAAATCAGTTATCTTTCTCAAAGTCGACCTTAGACCAAACATGGATGGGAAGGGTTTTAGAAACATATTGACATACGAAGAGACATACCAGCCGATCTGTACGTCTAAGTCCATCTACATGTACCTTGTGGAGAGAATATCTGAAGATCTAGACGCGAAGAAAGGCACTGGGAAGGAAGGCCGTGGGTCAAATAAGGGAAAGACTAAGTGAGGACGAGACATGGGGGAAAGTGAGTAAATGGAAATAAGAATAAAGGGATGACTGTATGATTaatctaagaaaaaaatattaagtttAACCTGACTTATTTTTCACAGATAACAGTTCAGTAAAAATATGCAAAGAAGGcaatagaaaatatcttcctTTAAGATGTTTGTCTGTGAAGATGACtataatatctatagaagagttCGGAAAAACCTATAAATagaagactgacacacacacacacacacacacacaaacacacacacacacacacacacacacagacctacaaACACAGCTGACGAATCTGTACAAACTGGCAATAAATAGATGTTTATAAACACACATTTAAGTAGATGGTTATAGTCTCTATCTATGTTTCCTGTATGAAAATATCAGCGATTAATCTGAACACCAGACATTATTGATCAATTTGTATATATCTCGAGTACAAATGGcacgaaaaaagaaatattcctcGGAGATCttgtcaacattttcttttttttttttgagacaaatTTTGTCAGAAACTGATTATCAGGGATTTTAAAAGTCATCTTATACCACTTTCGATGTGATGTTTCCTTTAATGAGGTCTTCGTACTTCTCGATCATCCATAGATATCTATCGCAATAtgaattgaaaaatatatgaattatatctaaagtgccaaaaaaaaaatgataacattactacgcatacacacacttatTCTATTGCTAGAAATATATTCTATAGCCAGGGTACTTTAACAGTCCTTCCATACCATGTTTCCTCTTGGCATCAACTGACGTGTTTCTTTTTTCGTGTCTCGTCGTTCAACAAACCCGAATCATCC includes these proteins:
- the LOC139752647 gene encoding probable glutamate receptor; translation: MVSAVVSLLMMVLAITASLTYAKFSRPFESETLAIAVGAIDSVLLGVSRHSCSVMLLTDGSTSPSTISKVKGRLHAPWGVAVFEAAAADRESNGTQAQLSRVVGQARRLRQLSWCVTVVVVSDDPAFLAAFAEWSLKGRLLVWSTRLLVVTRLPLPELQDLHGVLSSRNAMLLLVQDTPQSPRCSVYVYHPYSPWGSHGFLVASWTPHWGLSLTTHLPLFPDKFSKFLVAPDLVVSVIVMANHNAEVIHDPEAPGGRRLLYAGPIANVVEYLSRGLNFTYTYVIPHDRTFGTRGINGSWTGMLGMVKRKEADIAIGPFSITSTRFEAVDFSWPLWYDSSRILASRGRPEVDPWGFLLPLAPLVWVTILTALVVVPAVTSLLSSCFLLEASSWSGWLSDTYRLFCILLQQTVSVAADWWSWERLVLGVWMMMTLVLTRSYSGNLMSLLAVRHIPQPFQTLREVIEEPSTVMIWQSNSINAEYLRVVESGIIREVADLESEGRVLYRTQREYRSILDRLVVAGHHVLIDVDITLRNLMAKDFTQKGDCVFYTSRESILPFSSSIISQKDNPILPAMRKRVIALTESGIFEQWFKTSVPNSTQCLHAPRKITVQTSLSLTNLWGMFVALAAGNIFALLTLCLEMVRPPVTQTGWSSMRNSCGK